In Vitis riparia cultivar Riparia Gloire de Montpellier isolate 1030 chromosome 19, EGFV_Vit.rip_1.0, whole genome shotgun sequence, the following proteins share a genomic window:
- the LOC117908103 gene encoding protein ACCELERATED CELL DEATH 6-like: MADALLPVAFDLLIQSVEWAIARARARALAVDDDEICNLNLHVGFDSSHRKNTPLHIAARVGNKKMLEALLSEGTPAWLLTENSKHETPLHIAARSGHVHVVKFLINWATESTDVETGGIQQVLRKRNMEGNTPLHEAVRNGHHSTVLVFMEAKDSDLFVSLNNAGESPLLMAVDTRASEIVKTILPNSKPFSLLHRSSDGQTILHRAILRADLTTMKIILQNLSYLVNEKNSSGRSPLHYAAASGALALVDHLLQQKPSNGSFLDGNLATPAHMAAENRHLNVLKLFVKRCRYWVEFLNNHHQNILHVAAQNGHLKVVRYIQNMFMVNDLLNETDEDGNTPLHLAAAKLHSSIVSTLIQTGNVDTTAINKKGETALDIARKFQV; encoded by the exons ATGGCCGATGCTTTGCTTCCAGTGGCTTTCGACTTGTTGATCCAGAGCGTGGAGTGGGCGATAGCCCGAGCCCGAGCCCGAGCCCTAGCCGTAGATGACGATGAGATCTGTAACCTGAACTTACACGTCGGCTTTGACTCAAGTCACAGGAAGAACACACCGCTTCATATTGCTGCAAGAGTAGGGAACAAGAAAATGCTGGAAGCGTTACTCAGCGAGGGTACGCCAGCTTGGCTTCTCACTGAGAACTCTAAACATGAAACCCCACTTCACATTGCAGCTAGATCTGGCCATGTTCATGTGgtaaaatttcttattaattgGGCGACCGAGTCCACAGATGTCGAAACTGGAGGGATACAACAGGTACTGAGAAAGAGAAACATGGAAGGCAACACGCCATTACATGAAGCTGTTAGAAATGGTCACCATTCTACTGTGCTAGTATTCATGGAAGCAAAGGACTCAGATCTGTTTGTTTCACTCAACAATGCTGGGGAGTCTCCACTTTTAATGGCTGTTGATACTAGGGCAAGTGAAATTGTGAAAACTATATTACCAAATTCAAAGCCCTTTTCTCTTCTCCATAGAAGTTCAGACGGCCAGACAATTCTCCACAGGGCCATTCTGAGAGCTGATTTGA CGACTATGAAAATTATACTCCAAAATTTGTCGTACCTggtgaatgaaaaaaatagcAGCGGAAGAAGTCCTCTTCACTATGCTGCAGCCTCCGGTGCCTTAGCCTTGGTCGATCATTTACTACAACAAAAACCTTCCAATGGATCTTTCCTCGATGGCAATTTAGCAACACCGGCTCATATGGCTGCAGAAAATAGGCATCTGAATGTATTGAAATTGTTTGTCAAGCGCTGCCGCTATTGGGTCGAATTCCTCAACAATCACCACCAAAATATCCTTCATGTAGCAGCCCAAAATGGACATCTTAAAGTTGTTCGatatattcaaaatatgttCATGGTGAATGATCTATTGAATGAGACCGATGAGGACGGAAACACCCCTTTGCATCTTGCAGCAGCAAAATTGCACAGCAGCATCGTAAGTACTCTTATCCAAACAGGAAATGTGGATACTACGGCAATCAATAAAAAAGGTGAAACAGCCCTCGATATTGCTAGGAAATTTCAGGTGTGA